In Rhizoctonia solani chromosome 7, complete sequence, one DNA window encodes the following:
- a CDS encoding polygalacturonase: MSSSPIARAAFFLSALTGLSQAATCVVPSAGNSNVSDVPAIKAAFGSCGNGGIIQFPAGKTYAINELLKIQGCNGCEVQLDGTLKLKADVSLWNKQAQPLAFQTSHLAIIVDGAKNMKFHSPTGKGLIDGSGQIWYDQFPSIRPILWTTANSTGVTYDRIKMINSPMWFNLVTDSSYITFTNTILNATSSSSKPPKNTDGFDTYRSSHVTIQDLWYNGGDDSISFKPNSTDVTVRNAVVLGSHGVSVGSISQYPGVYDIIKNIYVQNVTFGNGLDGTKSQNGVRIKSFPGGYGYGMINNITYQDIVVKDVTHPVVIDSCYMEDASYCSSHPAQTNITDVHINNVTGTSSGSTVVSLSCTPKAACYVYMKDINIKPPKGNAKYVCTNLSDPSDVGIPCTSK; encoded by the exons ATGTCTTCCTCACCCATAGCTCGAGCGGCTTTTTTCTTGTCTGCCCTCACGGGTCTCTCACAGGCTGCCACATGCGTTGTCCCTTCCGCGGGAAATTCAAATGTTTCAGATGTACCCGCGATTAAAGCGGCATTTGGCTCTTGCGGGAACGGGGGAATTATCCAGTTCCCAGCTGGGAAGACTTATGCTATCAACGAGCTCTTAAAGATACAAGGATGTAACGGGTGTGAAGTCCAATTAGATGGCACtctcaaactcaaggccGATGTATCGCTGTGGAACAAGCAGGCCCAGCCATT GGCTTTTCAAACGTCCCATCTAGCGATCATCGTTGACGGTGCCAAGAATATGAAGTTCCATTCTCCTACTGGAAAAGGACTTATCGACGGAAGCGGACAG ATCTGGTATGATCAG TTCCCTTCTATTCGTCCTATCCTTTGGACAACAGCTAATTCTACTGGAGTAACTTATGATCGTATCAAAATGATCAACTCGCCGATGTG GTTCAATCTTGTTACTGATTCATCATACATTACTTTCACGAACACAATATTAAACGCTACTTCGTCCTCCTCGAAACCTCCTAAAAATACAGATGGATTTGA TACGTACCGCTCGAGCCATGTAACAATTCAGGACTTATGGTATAATGGAGGAGACGACAG TATTTCATTTAAACCCAATAGCACCGACGTTACGGTGAGGAATGCCGTCGTCCTGGGCTCCCACGGTGTGTCCGTCGGTAGCATTTCTCAATATCCAGGGGTGTACGATATTATTAAGAACATCTACGTTCAG AATGTTACATTTGGGAACGGCCTTGACGGTACAAAATCTCAAAATGGCGTACGTATCAAGAGTTTCCCAGGCGGTTATGGTTATGGCATGA TCAACAACATCACGTACCAAGATATTGTTGTGAAGGATGTCACGCACCCCGTGGTAATCGACTCTTGCTACATGGAAGACGCGTCT TACTGTTCTTCA CACCCAGCTCAAACCAATATAACCGATGTTCACATTAATAACGTCACAGGAACCTCATCTGGTTCCACCGTTGTATCGCTCTCATGTACACCCAAGGCTGCCTGCTATGTGTACATGAAGGATATCAACATCAAACCACCTAAAGGCAACGCGAAGTACGTCTGCACCAACTTGTCGGACCCCAGCGATGTCGGCATCCCTTGCACGTCAAAGTAA
- a CDS encoding SAM-dependent methyltransferase produces the protein MGRKRKAGFASILSSLPPDVKLSFVPNPNGTEEHELLEPSSVEVEDLIVQRVHVSQSTPKSSQILAGETLGATLDPPTAPARKKQKVSASSSSPIFSLEDISKSVTLHYKTQKNVPQHLKKYFAQRHRFFSLYDKGCLLDEEGWYSVTPEKIALQIAERCRCDTVVDAFCGVGGNAIAFAQTCERVIALDISPTRLAIARHNAGIYGVADRIEFILCDYVSFARSLASQGRRVDVVFLSPPWGGPSYISSSTGAASAPDSEDVQSSVYTLNNLLPISGIELFAISHKISRNIAMYLPRNTDVGEIGGLAPPGEKVEIEEEWMGSKLKALTCYFGGLARGQGHLFVG, from the exons ATGGGACGAAAACGCAAGGCTGGATTCGCATCAATACTCTCATCTCTTCCCCCTGATGTAAAGCTATCGTTTGTACCCAACCCCAATGGCACTGAAGAACATGAACTTCTGGAGCCGTCTTCAGTTGAAGTTGAGGATCTCATCGTTCAACGAGTGCATGTAAGCCAATCTACACCAAAGTCCAGTCAGATACTCGCAGGCGAAACTTTGGGTGCAACTTTGGATCCACCCACTGCTCCCGCTCGCAAAAAGCAGAAGGTATCGGCATCCAGCTCTAGCCCCATATTCTCTCTGGAAGATATCTCGAAAAGCGTTACGCTCCATTACAAAACCCAAAAGAATGTTCCCCAACACCTCAAAAAAT ACTTTGCCCAAAGGCACCGTTTCTTCTCGTTGTATGACAAGGGCTGCCTCCTCGATGAAGAAGGTTGGTACAGCGTAACTCCCGAAAAAATTGCGCTCCAAATTGCTGAACGCTGCCGATGCGACACTGTGGTTGACGCGTTCTGCGGGGTGGGTGGCAATGCAATTGCCTTTGCACAAACATGCGAACGAG TTATAGCGCTCGATATCTCACCCACAAGGCTGGCCATAGCTCGACACAATGCGGGTATTTATGGCGTCGCCGACCGTATCGAGTTCATTCTATGCGACTACGTATCGTTTGCCCGATCCCTCGCCTCTCAGGGCCGCCGTGTTGATGTGGTGTTTCTCAGTCCTCCATGGGGTGGGCCGTCCTACATTTCCAGTTCTACAGGAGCAGCATCTGCTCCAGATTCCGAAGACGTGCAGTCGTCCGTGTACACACTAAATAATCTACTTCCAATTTCAGGAATCGAGCTTTTTGCCATATCACATAAAATCTCTAGGAATATCGCAATGTACCTTCCTCGCAACACAGACGTTGGCGAGATAGGGGGTTTGGCCCCACCCGGAGAAAAAGTAGAGATCGAAGAAGAATGGATGGGATCTAAATTAAAAGCCTTGACCTGCTACTTTGGTGGGTTGGCGAGGGGACAAGGTCATTTATTTGTTGGTTGA
- a CDS encoding DNA replication licensing factor MCM2/3/5 family pretein, translated as MSSPVPRRATKRGRSSDIGSSPPAPSSEAGDLPPSSPPIPFSDVDDELGGLGDYLNLDGGDVPIEEEDQEGEDLYGDNLMDDYAVDEALDRYDARDIDDDEADELTAEQRRAAERDMALRDRREARRGQGGRAARRSNAPDFLRDDDEEMDDDLMDGGLLSDLTKRRTRRQYDERQGIDDAAGGDMDEVLPMQELSQIKAGSIVEWLAAESVRRSVAKFFKLFLLEMTDEHGDSVYGQRIIQAGSMNSESLEVSYVDLLQKMPTLAWFLVLAPAEMLAIFDPVALEVMTIYFPAYERIHSEIHVRITELPASATLRDLRNAQLNALVRVSGVVTRRSGVFPQLKYVKFDCGKCGGVLGPFYQDTTKEVKVSFCPNCSSKGPFIVNSEQTVYRNYQKLTLQESPGSVPAGRLPRHREVILLWDLIDSAKPGEEIEVTGIYRNNFDASLNAKNGFPVFSTVIEANYINKKEDLFAAYRLTEQDEREIREAARQPDVARRIIKSIAPSIYGHEDIKTAIALSLFGGVPKDVKRKHRIRGDINVLMLGDPGTAKSQFLKYVEKTAHRCVFTTGQGASAVGLTASVRKDPVTREWTLEGGALVLADKGVCLIDEFDKMNDHDRTSIHEAMEQQTISISKAGIVTTLQARCAIVAAANPIRGRYNPTIPFQQNVELTEPILSRFDVLCVVKDSVDPVVDEMLARFVIGSHVRSHPNASGDEQQVALATGTTVDQDAMPQDLLRKYIMYAREKVKPKLHNMDQEKLSKLFADLRRESLATGSFPVTVRLLESMIRMAEASAKMHLREYVRSDDIDRAIAVAVGSFISAQKTSIKRSLERGFRKYLTNSRDHQELLAFLLGQLVKDKTRISHLQHKTPPTEVTIQVTELEARAKEHDIFDLAPFLRSRLFSANGYKHANGNITKTFTLSGNV; from the exons ATG TCATCACCTGTCCCTCGAAGAGCTACAAAGCGAGGCCGTTCGTCGGATATTGGCTCGTCTCCGCCTGCTCCATCGTCCGAAGCTGGAGATCTTCCGCCCTCTTCGCCACCCATTCCATTCTCCGACGTTGATGATGAGCTCGGTGGACTGGGAGACTATCTTAACCTGGACGGGGGCGACGTACCTATTGAAGAGGAAGACCAAGAGGGAGAGGACCTTTATGGAGACAATCTGATGGA CGATTACGCGGTTGACGAAGCTCTGGACCGATACGACGCTCGGGAtattgatgatgatgaagcGGATGAACTGACTGCAGAACAGAGAAGGGCAGCCGAACGCGACATGGCTTTGCGTGACAGACGCGAGGCACGACGGGGTCAAGGCGGTCGAGCAGCTCGTCGAAGCAATGCTCCTGATTTTCTACGagatgacgacgaagaaATGGATGATGACCTTATGGACGGTGGTCTATTGAGTGATCTGACCAAGCGTCGTACAAGGCGTCAGTATGATGAGCGCCAGGGAATTGACGATGCTGCTGGTGGAGATATG GACGAAGTTTTACCAATGCAAGAGCTCTCTCAAATTAAGGCCGGCTCCATTGTGGAATGGCTTGCAGCGGAATCAGTCCGACGTTCAGTTGCAAAGTTTTTTAAGCTTTTTTTGTTGGAAATGACAGACGAACACGGCGACAGTGTCTATGGACAGCGTATTATTCAAGCCGGTTCAA TGAACTCGGAGTCGTTGGAGGTCTCATACGTCGATCTACTTCAAAAAATGCCCACTCTAGCTTGGTTCTTGGTCCTTGCACCAGCAGAAATGCTGGCTATCTTCGACCCTGTCGCCCTCGAGGTCATGACCATTTACTTCCCTGCTTACGAGCGTATCCACTCCGAGATACACGTTCGCATTACCGAGCTACCTGCTTCCGCAACCCTACGAGATCTTCGTAATGCTCAGCTAAACGCGCTCGTGCGTGTTAGTGGAGTCGTAACCAGACGAAGTGGGGTCTTCCCGCAACTCAAGTATGTCAAGTTTGATTGCGGCAAGTGTGGAGGTGTCCTCGGACCGTTCTATCAAGACACGACGAAGGAAGTTAAAGTCAGCTTTTGCCCTAATTGTTCGAGCAAAGGTCCCTTTATCGTCAATTCAGAGCAA ACAGTGTATAGGAATTACCAAAAGTTGACCCTACAAGAATCTCCCGGTTCAGTTCCTGCTGGGCGCCTTCCTCGGCACCGTGAAGTAATCTTGTTGTGGGACCTCATCGACTCTGCCAAACCTGGAGAGGAAATT GAGGTCACGGGTATTTACCGAAATAACTTTGACGCGTCTCTCAACGCGAAGAACGGTTTCCCTGTATTTTCGACGGTCATCGAGGCCAATTATATCAACAAAAAGGAAGATCTCTTCGCTGCATATCGACTCACCGAGCAAGACGAGCGAGAAATCAGGGAGGCCGCACGACAACCCGACGTAGCACGACGGATTATTAAGTCAATTGCTCCCTCTATCTACGGTCATGAGGACATCAAAACCGCTATCGCCTTGTCCCTATTTGGAGGAGTTCCAAAGGATGTTAAGCGCAAGCATCGTATTCGTGGGGATATCAATGTCCTTATGCTCGGTGACCCTGGTACTGCCAAGTCCCAGTTCCTCAAGTATGTAGAAAAGACAGCCCACCGTTGTGTCTTTACTACTGGTCAAGGAGCGTCTGCAGTGGGTCTCACAGCTTCGGTTCGCAAAGATCCGGTGACTCGCGAATGGACACTCGAGGGTGGAGCATTGGTGCTTGCAGACAAGGGGGTCTGCCTGATCGACGAGTTCGACAAGATGAATGATCACGATCGAACATCGATCCACGAAGCAATGGAACAACAGACTATTTCTATTTCGAAGGCTGGTATCGTTACTACCTTGCAAGCTCGATGTGCTATCGTAGCTGCGGCAAATCCTATTCGTGGGCGTTATAACCCCACGATCCCCTTTCAACAAAACGTCGAGCTAACAGAACCTATTTTGTCCCGCTTTGACGTTCTCTGTGTTGTCAAAGACAGCGTGGACCCTGTTGTGGACGAAATGCTGGCTCGTTTTGTCATCGGAAGTCATGTTAGGAGTCACCCGAATGCATCTGGAGATGAACAACAAGTTGCGCTTGCAACAGGGACAACTGTCGACCAAGAT GCTATGCCGCAAGATTTACTCCGCAAATACATCATGTATGCGCGAGAGAAAGTGAAGCCCAAACTCCACAATATGGATCAAGAGAAGCTTTCCAAACTGTTCGCAGACCTGCGCAGGGAATCGCTGGCAACTGGTTCTTTCCCTGTGACAGTACGTCTTTTGGAAAGTATGATCCGCATGGCAGAAGCGAGTGCGAAAATGCATTTGCGTGAATATGTACGCTCCGATGACATTGATAGGGCAATTGCGGTTGCTGTAGGAAGCTTTATTAGCGCACAAAAGACAAGCATCAAGAGATCACTGGAGCGT GGATTCCGTAAATACCTTACCAACTCGAGGGATCACCAGGAGCTATTGGCATTCCTGTTGGGTCAATTGGTAAAGGATAAAACCAGGATCTCACACCTTCAACATAAAACCCCACCAACGGAGGTTACTATACAAGTTACAGAACTTGAGGCTAGG GCTAAAGAGCATGATATATTTGATCTGGCTCCCTTTTTACGCTCTCGGTTGTTCTCTGCCAATGGCTATAAGCACGCCAATGGAAATATCACCAAGACATTTACTCTGTCAGGCAACGTTTAG
- a CDS encoding glycoside hydrolase family 6 protein has protein sequence MRTSIALSFLAAAIGSVNAHGYLASFISGGVTYPGWAPFSDPYITPAPVRVERRISDNGPVTDVSHVNITCNKGGNVPTTAYANVAAGSTVTFQWDQWGSSHSGPVMTYIAKCTNGCANFKGDSGNVWVKIDHWGWDKTATPPWGSDRLAAQGAKWDVKIPATIAPGEYILRHEILGLHVAATRRSPVCKLLFLIQAHCHCFPPIPDNREDRYLTCCYSRCSTRIAYRLSSPALEQRLFLRVALPGAYKATESGILTQLWWYSTSNATASYTVPGGAVWSEFYGAVMAKHDTLSDADHTSVSTSDKGQPVVTYVRVGRGMIKVTKYEKEDKATRQAGLEPNEEGASPTHSFDSSQPHAARPPSVKSRASSGAGSKSSSMPAWVSKFKKSKKGKNSGLDALDRKGRIQISSPIQNSNGSIEGPTSSSHEDDSSYVLAEQPRNMLAPPSQHPGMLTPPSSPIPSHPRPLRAAHSHNDLPAAQPNEMWASIAQLESELVARYGRGAVPQLEALRMRMQNPPSSSHYEAEGQPIYQQIEWEDTLYARDDPESGWETTARHAPSVARARTRTETLPGRTATTSSVPPVPPIPSHYARAFVDDLDVYPRNYPSPVQPAVSSRPTENPEDGDSDDAAAYLQALGLEPPTPKGNKPKMQTKAQNSYDDTQIRHPEPARSTTLPTYPPKNLPRGRPDAGPINSHLDILEQYTTGRYNLPRSDYAAMRRTHSNDVLSLVDPSISSRSASPLNTSSAPESPATRSQSSRRDLPPRPPPPSTFAPHAPVPSINAPRARTSSRSLKQDSSSQNSPASLSRPSPLPRSSHPHVFNVPSAHALRSAGSNGSANSSQLALPLVRVRITCPPQRGALRQLPALILLNASARASFAAATWAQMVTYCARNAGVSIARRGGGGALRVSVEERMAELTTPGGGRGVGDEEVGFGLGYYVSVEMTLEGDIDYQDNEGSVPVASLSIPLPTTLGELAIVFRERKDIRMALS, from the exons ATGCGTACCAGCATTGCACTCTCTTTCCTCGCCGCTGCCATCGGCAGCGTTAACGCACACGGGTATCTCGCCTCCTTCATCAGTGGAGGAGTGACTTACCCTGGCTGGGCACCCTTCTCTGACCC TTATATCACACCCGCCCCCGTTCGCG TTGAACGAAGGATCTCAGATAACGGCCCGGTCACTGATGTCTCCCATGTT AACATCACCTGCAACAAG GGTGGTAACGTGCCTACCACCGCATATGCCAATGTAGCTGCCGGCTCGACCGTCACCTTCCAATGGGACCAATGGGGAAGCTCTCACTCCGGCCCGGTGATGACTT ATATTGCCAAGTGCACTAACGGTTGCGCAAACTTTAAAGGCGATAGCG GTAATGTTTGGGTCAAGATTGACCACTGGGGATGGGACAAGACTGCC ACTCCTCCTTGGGGCTCT GATCGCCTGGCTGCTCAAGGCGCCAAGTGGGATGTCAAGATCCCGGCCACTATTGCCCCTGGCGAGTACATCCTGCGACACGAGATTCTTGGTCTCCATGTTGCAGCAACACGGAGGAGCCCAGTTTGTAAGCTTCTTTTTCTCATCCAGGCGCACTGCCATTGCTTCCCACCCATCCCTGATAACCGCGAAGACCGATATCTGACCTGTTGCTATTCACGGTGTAGTACCCGCATTGCGTACAGATTAAGCTCACCGGCTCTGGAACAAAGGCTCTTCCTACGGGTTGCTCTCCCA GGTGCATACAAGGCCACCGAGTC TGGTATcttgacccaactgtggtgGTACTCTACCTCCAACGCGACGGCATCTTACACTGTGCCAGGTGGAGCTGTTTGGAGCG AATTCTACGGCGCTGTCATGGCCAAACACGATACCCTGTCCGATGCAGACCACACAAGTGTGAGTACCAGCGACAAGGGCCAGCCGGTAGTCACGTACGTGCGGGTAGGGCGCGGGATGATCAAAGTCACCAAATACGAGAAGGAGGACAAAGCCACGCGACAAGCCGGTCTGGAACCAAATGAAGAGGGTGCTAGTCCAACCCATTCGTTCGATTCGTCCCAACCACACGCAGCTCGGCCTCCTTCCGTCAAAAGTCGCGCTTCGAGCGGTGCTGGCTCAAAGTCGAGCAGCATGCCGGCCTGGGTCTCCAAGTTCAAAAAGTccaaaaaaggcaaaaaCTCGGGTTTGGATGCACTCGACCGAAAGGGCCGCATCCAAATATCCTCGCCGATTCAGAACTCGAATGGGTCTATTGAAGGACCGACATCCTCTAGTCACGAGGATGACTCG TCTTATGTTTTGGCCGAACAACCGCGAAATATGCTTGCGCCACCGTCGCAACATCCGGGTATGCTTACCCCACCCTCGTCTCCGATTCCTAGCCATCCTCGCCCCCTTCGTGCAGCACACTCTCATAATGATCTACCTGCCGCCCAACCCAACGAGATGTGGGCCTCGATTGCTCAACTAGAATCCGAGCTCGTTGCACGATACGGCAGGGGTGCTGTACCCCAACTTGAAGCGCTTCGGATGCGCATGCAAAACCCACCATCATCTTCGCATTACGAGGCCGAGGGACAACCTATATACCAGCAGATCGAATGGGAAGATACACTCTACGCCAGAGATGATCCAGAATCAGGTTGGGAAACCACTGCTCGCCATGCGCCCTCTGTAGCTCGGGCCCGCACACGTACGGAGACTCTTCCAGGAAGAACAGCCACAACTTCATCTGTTCCGCCAGTCCCTCCAATCCCTAGCCATTACGCTCGTGCATTTGTGGACGATCTCGATGTTTATCCTAGGAACTACCCAAGCCCAGTTCAGCCTGCCGTATCGTCCCGCCCAACAGAAAATCCAGAGGATGGTGATAGTGATGATGCAGCAGCCTATCTGCAAGCCCTTGGTCTTGAGCCTCCGACACCAAAAGGAAACAAACCAAAGATGCAAACCAAGGCGCAGAATTCATATGACGACACCCAGATCCGACACCCAGAACCCGCGCGAAGCACGACTCTCCCTACATACCCACCCAAGAACTTGCCCCGAGGAAGGCCAGATGCAGGGCCTATCAATAGCCATCTCGACATCCTGGAACAATACACTACCGGCCGATACAACCTCCCCCGTTCAGATTATGCCGCCATGCGGCGTACTCATTCAAATGACGTTCTCAGTTTGGTCGACCCCAGCATCTCGTCGCGCTCTGCATCCCCACTGAATACTTCTTCAGCACCTGAATCACCTGCAACAAGATCGCAATCATCCCGACGAGATCTCCCGCCAcgcccaccaccacccaGTACATTCGCGCCACATGCCCCCGTTCCTTCAATCAATGCGCCTCGTGCGCGAACCTCGTCTCGGTCGCTAAAACAAGACTCATCTAGTCAGAACTCACCAGCTTCGCTCTCGAGGCCATCACCCCTACCCCGTTCCAGCCATCCCCATGTCTTTAACGTCCCATCTGCCCACGCACTCCGATCCGCGGGGTCCAACGGTAGTGCCAATAGTTCGCAACTTGCGCTCCCCTTGGTCCGTGTACGAATCACTTGTCCACCACAGCGTGGTGCTTTACGGCAGCTCCCTGCGCTCATCTTATTAAATGCCAGTGCTCGAGCGTCGTTCGCGGCGGCCACTTGGGCCCAGATGGTCACATACTGCGCGCGTAATGCAGGTGTCTCAATTGCACGTAGGGGAGGTGGGGGTGCACTCCGAGTGTCTGTAGAAGAGCGAATGGCCGAGCTGACCACGCCTGGCGGAGGGCGAGGCGTTGGGGATGAAGAAGTCGGGTTCGGGTTGGGATACTATGTGTCTGTTGAGATGACGCTCGAGGGAGACATAGATTATCAGGATAATGAAGGGAGTGTTCCGGTAGCAAGTTTGTCCATTCCATTGCCGACGACTCTGGGAGAGCTTGCGATTGTGTTCAGGGAGCGGAAGGACATTCGAATGGCTTTGAGTTAG
- a CDS encoding glutathione S-transferase, whose protein sequence is MSEEPLVIYTAKICPFSQRVRIALEEAGATYTNYEIDLNHKPDWYVTKVNPASKVPAIAYGGPAASPDSPSDQSIKLAESAVLVELVADLYPEAKLMPSSPIERLKPGSLSNLWGASSCLPFSHLFSRERNSVFFGGEKPNIADISIAPFLARIRLQLKHDLGVFPEGEGLKLYEEVFEGEQFRILREYTNALLARESFKKTFDEVGLLAKYKERIGHIRRAKSVSPPPSQAGSTPPAIPTVNGSSHDGNYCHDTCIRAFAFASTLAFAFGWAPANDRTRSILITGGSNGVGGRSYHGPGIARHQRLHHTRSARFATNPAAQIPLERIEQYSRFRSTPSVNQLQAAQRSNNQLELRPLTTRAEGSNSISSGSDIPTSQHQRPSNMTATKSAPQLLTAERRMAGAIEGTPQSSNSSRRLSFTLTRTGTRHSDRTGRRLSTTSSHATTHSWHGSSGILANLPTPGMLASLAGGAHYTGNPKYSKQEAVRASFGSKNVILEGKRKQTVEDVLELFCAHPSLEIFDRSWHPNAVFEDPLTKCVGYKEYAAQWYGLPRIAARSTTLEYRVLSSTHYPHKIVFDQTQQYTLRYIKRKKTIHSLIVLELDEDGKIIKMEDRWNGEEPPRNWGAIWLRRLNGKTAPFFVRVPRRTPERTPTPYNPIQV, encoded by the exons ATGAGCGAAGAGCCACTCGTGATTTATACCGCCAAG ATATGTCCCTTCTCTCAAAGAGTAAGGATCGCTCTTGAGGAAGCTGGTGCCACATACACCAACTACGAAATTGATCTAAACCATAAGCCTGATTGGTACGTCACCAAGGTGAACCCCGCCAGCAAAG TTCCAGCAATCGCATATGGCGGGCCCGCAGCCTCTCCGGACTCTCCGTCTGATCAATCGATCAAGCTTGCCGAGTCTGCCGTTCTCGTCGAACTTGTTGCGGACTTGTACCCCGAAGCGAAGCTCATGCCGTCTAGCCCTATCGAGCGGCTCAAGCCCGGTTCTTTGTCGAATTTGTGGGGTGCAAGCTCTTGCCTGCCTTTTTCGCATTTGTTTTCAAGGGAGCG GAATAGTGTATTCTTTGGTGGCGAAAAGCCAAACATCGCAGATATTTCGATTGCGCCATTCCTGGCTCGTATTCGACTCCAGCTCAAGCACGATCTTGGAGTTTTCCCCGAAGGCGAGGGCTTGAAGCTCTACGAGGAAGTCTTTGAGGGCGAACAGTTCCGTATTTTAAGGGAATATACCAATGCTCTGCTTGCGAGAGAAAGCTTCAAGAAGACTTTTGATGAG GTTGGTTTGCTGGCCAAATACAAGGAGCGTATAGGACACATTCGCCGTGCCAAGTCTGTATCCCCGCCACCATCTCAAGCAGGAAGCACACCGCCTGCCATCCCTACC GTTAACGGTTCAAGCCATGACGGCAACTACTGTCACGACACATGCATACGTGCATTCGCATTCGCATCCACACTCGCATTCGCATTCGGGTGGGCGCCAGCCAACGACCGAACCAGAAGTATACTGATCACTGGGGGCTCCAATGGAGTCGGCGGCCGAAGTTATCACGGGCCCGGGATCGCACGGCACCAACGACTTCACCATACCCGTAGCGcccggtttgcaaccaacccAGCTGCACAGATTCCTCTCGAACGTATCGAACAGTATTCCCGCTTTCGGTCTACGCCAAGTGTCAACCAATTGCAGGCTGCCCAGAGAAGCAATAACCAACTTGAGCTGCGGCCACTCACCACACGTGCCGAGGGCTCCAACTCTATCTCCAGTGGAAGCGATATCCCTACTTCCCAACACCAACGACCAAGCAATATGACTGCAACCAAATCCGCCCCTCAGCTTTTGACAGCCGAGCGAAGGATGGCGGGCGCTATTGAAGGCACTCCACAGAGCTCGAACAGCAGTAGGCGCTTGTCATTTACATTGACACGAACCGGTACGCGACACTCCGACCGGACGGGCCGCCGGCTTAGTACGACGTCTAGTCATGCAACGACCCACTCATGGCACGGGAGTTCTGGGATACTGGCTAATTTGCCGACTCCCGGAATGCTGGCCAGTCTCGCTGGCGGTGCACATTATACCGGGAATCCCAAA TACTCTAAACAGGAGGCTGTGAGGGCTAGTTTCGGATCGAAGAATGTGATATTGGAGGGTAAACGAAAACAGACTGTGGAGGACGTGCTGGAA CTCTTTTGCGCTCATCCTTCATTGGAGATATTTGATAGATCATGGCATCCGAATGCAGTATTCGAG GACCCATTGACTAAATGTGTTGGGTATAAAGAGTATGCTGCGCAGTGGTATGGGCTG CCCAGGATAGCCGCTCGATCAACGACCCTCGAGTATCGCGTACTGTCTTCAACCCATTACCCACACAAGATAGTATTTGATCAGACACAGCAATATACGCTCCGGTATATCAAAAGAAAGAAG ACGATTCATTCACTCATCGTTCTTGAACTCGATGAGGACGGAAAGATTATCAAGATGGAGGATAGGTGGAATGGAGAAGAGCCGCCCCGGAACTGGGGAGCTATT TGGTTACGCCGCCTAAATGGAAAGACTGCACCATTCTTTGTCCGAGTACCTCGTCGTACACCAGAGCGCACACCAACCCCGTATAACCCTATTCAAGTTTGA
- a CDS encoding phosphatidylinositol/phosphatidylcholine transfer protein SFH7: protein MTLHANLDEKQSKALDELKDVLEKSGDYNPGREGSKPSHSDATLIRFLRARRYSPTDAAQHFRNVEKWRTEHDVDNLYRAGFDVQEFEEMKTFYPRWTGRRDKRGLPLYVYQLSSLTPDVMKKLSSVPSERRYQRIVALYEYMLNFAFATCTALPPPESNSDSVLPSHIAQATNIIDMQNTSLKQLFHFRAHLQEASTLATANYPETLGTIFVVGAPGWWSTVWGWVKGWFDEQTRAKIHILPNPLPQDSELLESIPTSSLPKQYGGQLAWEYGVDPFLDEPETELLRSAGMAADEKFVTGPISLKPKEGGGWVLERYGR from the exons ATGACGCTTCACGCAAACCTCGATGAGAAACAATCCAAAGCCTTAGACGAGCTCAAAGATGTCCTAGAGAAATCCGGCGACTACAATCCCGGAAGAGAAGGATCCAAGCCATCGCATTCTGATGCAACACTGAT ACGGTTCTTGCGGGCTCGGAGATACTCTCCGACCGATGCTGCTCAGCATTTCAGAAATGTAGAGAAATGGCGAACCGAACATGACGTAGACAATCTGTATCGAGCCGGGTTCGATGTCCAAGAGTTTGAAGAGATGAAGACGTTTTATCCCCGGTGGACGGGGAGAAGAGATAAA CGTGGTTTACCATTATACGTGTATCAATTATCCAGTTTGACCCCTGATGTCATGAAGAAACTTAGCTCGGTACCGTCCGAAAGGAGGTACCAACGAAT CGTCGCACTATACGAGTATATGCTTAATTTTGCGTTTGCTACGTGCACCGCACTACCCCCGCCTGAATCCAACTCTGATTCAGTCCTTCCCTCTCACATTGCACAAGCAACTAATATAATTGATATGCAAAACACGTCCCTCAAACAACTATTCCACTTCCGCGCACACCTACAAGAAGCCTCGACACTAGCGACAGCAAATTATCCGGAAACCCTGGGTACGATTTTCGTAGTTGGTGCACCTGGATGGTGGAGTACAGTTTGGGGTTGGGTCAAG GGATGGTTTGACGAACAAACCCGAGCCAAGATCCACATTCTTCCCAACCCCCTACCGCAGGATAGCGAATTACTAGAGAGTATACCCACTTCATCGCTCCCCAAGCAATATGGCGGACAGCTGGCATGGGAATATGGGGTTGATCCATTTTTAGATGAGCCGGAGACTGAGCTCTTGAGATCTGCTGGAATGGCTGCTGACGAGAAGTTCGTCACGGGCCCGATTAGTTTGAAGCCCAAGGAGGGAGGTGGATGGGTGCTTGAGAGGTATGGGAGATAA